A window of the Pseudomonas sp. B21_DOA genome harbors these coding sequences:
- a CDS encoding sensor histidine kinase produces MHKPSSLRWRLLWNLGWLLVVLMLASGLSAYWNGREAADTAYDRTLLASARTIAAGLSQRDGSLSADVPYVALDTFAYDSAGRIYYQVNDIHQKLISGYENLPGPPPGTPRTDSYPALARFYNAKYNGQNVRVVSLLKAVSEPNMNGMAEIRVAETDEARVSMARSLAADTLLRLGMLAVGALLLVWFAVSAALRPLERLRTAVEERQPDDLRPLPLVEVQHELGPLVRALNHFTERLRGQFERQAQFIADAAHELRTPLAALKARLELGLRSNEPETWRTTLESSAQSTDRLTHLANQLLSLARVENGARAIAEGGAQLLDLSQLARELGMAMAPLAHKRGVALALEADEPVWLRGEPTLLNELLSNLVDNALAHTPPGGNVILRVTAPAVLEVEDDGPGIPLHERDRVFERFYRRNQQVAGSGLGLAIVGEICRAHLAQITLHDGEQAGLKVRVSFIAG; encoded by the coding sequence ATGCATAAGCCCAGCAGCCTGCGCTGGCGCTTGCTGTGGAACCTGGGATGGTTGCTGGTGGTGCTGATGCTCGCCAGTGGCTTGAGCGCTTACTGGAACGGTCGCGAAGCTGCCGACACCGCCTATGACCGCACGCTGCTGGCCTCGGCACGGACTATTGCGGCGGGATTGTCGCAGCGCGATGGCAGCCTCAGCGCCGACGTGCCTTATGTGGCGCTGGATACCTTCGCCTATGACAGCGCCGGGCGCATCTATTACCAGGTCAACGACATTCACCAGAAGTTGATTTCCGGCTACGAAAATCTGCCCGGACCGCCGCCCGGCACGCCACGCACCGACAGCTATCCGGCGCTGGCACGTTTTTATAACGCGAAGTACAACGGCCAGAACGTACGCGTGGTCAGCCTGCTCAAAGCCGTGAGCGAGCCGAACATGAACGGCATGGCGGAAATCCGCGTGGCCGAAACCGACGAAGCGCGGGTCAGCATGGCGCGCAGTCTGGCGGCGGATACTTTGCTACGTCTGGGTATGCTGGCCGTGGGCGCGTTGTTGCTGGTGTGGTTCGCGGTGAGTGCGGCGCTGCGCCCGCTGGAACGCTTGCGCACCGCAGTGGAAGAGCGCCAGCCCGACGACTTGCGGCCACTGCCGCTGGTGGAAGTGCAGCATGAACTCGGGCCATTGGTGCGCGCACTCAACCATTTCACCGAGCGCCTGCGCGGCCAGTTCGAACGGCAGGCGCAGTTCATCGCCGATGCCGCTCACGAATTGCGCACACCGCTGGCGGCACTGAAGGCGCGGCTGGAACTGGGCCTGCGCTCGAACGAGCCGGAAACCTGGCGCACCACCCTCGAATCGTCGGCACAAAGCACCGATCGCCTGACGCACCTGGCCAATCAGCTGCTGTCGCTGGCCCGCGTCGAAAACGGTGCACGGGCGATTGCCGAGGGCGGCGCGCAGTTGCTCGATCTGAGTCAGTTGGCCCGTGAACTGGGCATGGCCATGGCGCCGTTGGCGCACAAGCGTGGCGTAGCGTTGGCATTGGAGGCGGACGAGCCAGTGTGGTTGCGTGGCGAACCGACCCTGCTCAATGAACTGCTGAGCAATCTGGTCGACAACGCGCTGGCGCATACGCCGCCGGGCGGCAATGTGATTTTGCGGGTCACGGCGCCGGCGGTGCTTGAGGTTGAGGACGACGGGCCGGGGATTCCGCTGCACGAGCGTGATCGAGTATTCGAGCGATTTTACCGGCGTAATCAGCAGGTCGCCGGTTCCGGACTGGGACTGGCGATTGTCGGCGAGATCTGCCGTGCGCATCTGGCGCAGATTACCCTGCATGATGGCGAGCAGGCGGGGTTGAAGGTGCGGGTCAGCTTTATTGCCGGGTAG
- a CDS encoding tyrosine-type recombinase/integrase, with protein MLNKALRDVLSLNADRTQTFHSLRHSLAGALKAAEIPVGTAESILGHASGSISYDLYGAGSTVEVTRLAEALKVALRFRVKFLTFLVVITEPILGHRGTLHGRSVMTDLMGK; from the coding sequence GTGCTTAATAAGGCCCTTAGGGATGTCCTAAGTTTGAACGCTGATCGGACCCAGACCTTCCATTCTTTGCGTCACTCTCTGGCCGGTGCATTGAAGGCTGCTGAGATCCCTGTGGGGACCGCTGAGTCAATCTTGGGGCATGCTTCGGGATCTATCAGTTATGACCTTTATGGCGCTGGAAGTACGGTCGAAGTGACTCGATTAGCTGAGGCTTTGAAAGTAGCTTTGCGTTTCAGGGTGAAATTTTTAACATTCCTTGTGGTAATTACTGAGCCGATCTTGGGGCACCGGGGCACGCTTCATGGTCGGTCAGTTATGACTGATCTTATGGGCAAATAG
- a CDS encoding response regulator, protein MRVLLVEDHLQLAESVAQALKSTGLTVDVLHDGVAADLALSSEEYAVAILDVGLPRMDGFEVLARLRARGKNLPVLMLTARSDVKDRVHGLNLGADDYLAKPFELTELEARVKALLRRSVLGGERQQRCGVLAYDLDTRRFTLGEELLTLTSREQAVLEALIARPGRVMSKEQLAAQVFGLDEEASPDAIEIYVHRLRKKLDGQPVAIVTFRGLGYLLESRDA, encoded by the coding sequence ATGCGTGTCCTGCTCGTCGAAGACCATTTGCAACTGGCCGAAAGCGTGGCTCAGGCGCTCAAGAGCACCGGTCTGACGGTGGACGTGTTGCACGATGGCGTGGCCGCCGACCTGGCATTGAGCAGTGAGGAATACGCCGTGGCGATTCTCGATGTCGGCCTGCCGCGCATGGACGGTTTCGAGGTGCTCGCGCGGCTGCGCGCTCGCGGCAAGAACCTGCCAGTGTTGATGCTGACCGCGCGCAGCGATGTGAAAGATCGCGTGCATGGCCTCAACCTTGGCGCTGACGATTACCTGGCCAAACCGTTCGAACTCACCGAGCTGGAGGCACGGGTCAAAGCCCTGTTGCGCCGCAGTGTCCTCGGCGGCGAGCGTCAGCAGCGCTGTGGCGTACTGGCTTACGACCTCGATACGCGTCGCTTCACCCTCGGCGAAGAACTGCTGACCCTGACCTCGCGCGAGCAAGCCGTCCTCGAAGCATTGATTGCGCGGCCGGGGCGAGTGATGAGCAAAGAACAACTGGCCGCGCAGGTGTTCGGCCTCGACGAAGAAGCCAGCCCCGACGCCATCGAAATCTACGTGCACCGCTTGCGCAAGAAACTCGATGGCCAGCCCGTGGCCATCGTGACCTTCCGTGGCCTCGGCTATCTGCTGGAAAGCCGCGATGCATAA
- a CDS encoding tyrosine-type recombinase/integrase, giving the protein MEERKDSIQPSTMRDVKSSCEAIGAVLGELDMKNHTREDMKSLRDKLLEDRKPSTVKKLLTRLSTVMDWAVNNGYLDKSFDKGLKPTKGADSSREALSQDQVKALMTHANSLPVDAWQRWALSLGVITGTRIEELRQLTKDDVKQVGECGSSTSIGTTARQPRPGTLCVSYR; this is encoded by the coding sequence ATGGAGGAACGCAAAGACAGCATTCAGCCCAGCACCATGCGCGACGTGAAGTCATCGTGTGAAGCTATCGGCGCGGTCCTTGGCGAGCTGGACATGAAGAACCACACACGGGAGGACATGAAGAGCCTCAGGGACAAGCTTCTTGAGGACCGTAAGCCTTCGACAGTTAAGAAGCTGCTGACCCGGCTATCAACGGTCATGGATTGGGCTGTGAACAATGGCTATCTCGACAAGAGTTTCGATAAGGGCCTGAAGCCAACTAAAGGCGCTGACAGCTCCCGTGAGGCACTCTCTCAAGATCAGGTAAAGGCCCTGATGACTCACGCTAACTCACTACCAGTGGACGCATGGCAGCGTTGGGCGTTGTCCCTTGGGGTCATCACCGGGACCCGTATCGAGGAGCTCAGACAGTTGACCAAGGATGACGTAAAGCAGGTTGGGGAGTGTGGGTCATCGACATCAATAGGAACGACGGCAAGACAGCCAAGACCAGGAACGCTTTGCGTGTCATACCGCTGA
- a CDS encoding succinate dehydrogenase assembly factor 2, translating to MVEQVELNRLFWHSRRGMLELDVLLVPFVQEVYATLNQVDRDLYVRLLTCEDQDMFGWFMERSESEDPELQRMVRMILDRVQPK from the coding sequence ATGGTCGAACAAGTTGAACTGAATCGCCTCTTTTGGCACAGCCGTCGCGGCATGCTTGAGCTTGACGTGCTGCTGGTGCCGTTCGTGCAGGAGGTTTACGCGACGTTGAATCAAGTGGATCGCGATCTGTACGTGCGCTTGCTGACCTGTGAGGATCAGGACATGTTCGGCTGGTTCATGGAGCGCAGCGAGTCGGAAGATCCGGAGCTGCAACGCATGGTCCGGATGATTTTGGATCGTGTCCAGCCCAAGTAA
- the ung gene encoding uracil-DNA glycosylase — MTADDRIKLEPSWKEALRAEFDQPYMAELRSFLQQERAAGKEIYPPGPMIFNALNSTPLDQVKVVILGQDPYHGPGQAHGLCFSVQPGVPAPPSLVNIYKELKRDLNIDIPNHGYLQSWAEQGVLLLNTTMTVERANANAHKDKGWQHFTDRIIEVVSEKQPHLVFMLWGAHAQSKQKLIDATKHLVLTSVHPSPLSAYRGFLGCGHFSRTNKFLEQNGETPIDWRLPPI, encoded by the coding sequence ATGACTGCTGACGACCGTATCAAACTCGAACCGAGCTGGAAGGAAGCACTGCGTGCTGAGTTCGACCAGCCGTACATGGCAGAGTTGCGCAGCTTTCTGCAGCAGGAGCGGGCCGCCGGCAAGGAGATCTATCCGCCGGGACCGATGATTTTCAACGCACTGAACTCCACGCCGCTGGACCAGGTGAAAGTGGTGATCCTCGGCCAGGACCCGTATCACGGCCCGGGCCAGGCCCACGGTCTGTGCTTCTCGGTGCAACCGGGCGTGCCGGCGCCGCCGTCGCTGGTCAACATCTATAAAGAGCTGAAGCGCGACCTCAATATCGACATTCCCAACCACGGCTACCTGCAGAGCTGGGCCGAACAGGGTGTGCTGCTGCTCAACACCACCATGACCGTCGAGCGCGCCAACGCCAACGCGCACAAGGACAAGGGCTGGCAACACTTCACCGACCGCATCATTGAAGTGGTCAGCGAAAAGCAGCCGCATCTGGTATTCATGCTTTGGGGCGCCCATGCGCAGAGCAAGCAGAAGCTGATCGACGCGACCAAGCATCTGGTGCTGACCTCGGTGCATCCATCGCCGTTGTCGGCCTATCGCGGATTTTTGGGTTGTGGCCACTTCAGCCGGACCAACAAGTTTCTCGAACAGAATGGCGAAACGCCGATCGATTGGCGCTTGCCACCAATTTGA
- a CDS encoding enoyl-CoA hydratase/isomerase family protein: MNLHFEELTGTDGARIGIASLDAEKSLNALSLPMINALSDKLNAWANDPQVVCVLLRGNGAKAFCAGGEVRSLVEACRAHPGEVPPLAAQFFSAEYRLDYSLHTYPKPLICWGHGYVLGGGMGLLQGASTRIVTQSSRLAMPEITIGLYPDVGASWFLARLPGRLGLFLGLTGAHINGRDALDLDLADRFLLDEQQPQLIEGLLQLNWQEQTAMQLNSLLKALQQEALEQMPEAQWLPRRPQIDELLDVSDVACAWKAISLHRDSSDPLIARAAKTMTEGSPLTAHLVWEQISRARHMSLAEVFQMEYTLSLNCCRHPEFSEGVRARLIDKDQKPHWHWPDINNVPDAVVKAHFHKVWEGRHPLADLTQY; the protein is encoded by the coding sequence ATGAATCTGCACTTCGAAGAACTTACCGGCACCGACGGCGCCCGCATCGGCATCGCCAGCCTGGATGCCGAAAAATCGCTGAATGCCCTGTCCCTGCCGATGATCAACGCCCTCAGCGACAAATTGAACGCCTGGGCCAATGACCCGCAAGTCGTCTGCGTGCTGCTGCGCGGCAACGGCGCCAAAGCCTTCTGCGCCGGTGGCGAAGTGCGCAGCCTGGTCGAAGCCTGCCGTGCTCACCCCGGCGAAGTCCCGCCGCTGGCCGCGCAATTTTTCAGCGCGGAATATCGCCTCGATTACAGCCTGCATACCTATCCGAAACCGCTGATCTGCTGGGGGCACGGTTACGTGCTGGGCGGCGGTATGGGCCTGTTGCAAGGCGCGAGCACGCGGATCGTCACGCAGAGCAGCCGTCTGGCGATGCCGGAAATCACCATTGGTCTGTATCCGGACGTCGGCGCCAGTTGGTTTCTCGCCCGATTGCCGGGCAGGCTCGGCTTGTTTCTCGGCCTGACCGGCGCGCACATCAACGGCCGTGATGCGCTGGATCTGGATCTGGCCGACCGCTTCCTGCTCGACGAACAGCAACCGCAATTGATCGAAGGCTTGCTGCAATTGAACTGGCAGGAACAGACCGCCATGCAGCTCAACAGCCTGCTCAAGGCTCTGCAGCAGGAGGCACTTGAGCAAATGCCCGAAGCGCAGTGGCTGCCGCGTCGTCCGCAGATCGACGAACTGCTCGATGTCAGCGACGTTGCCTGTGCGTGGAAAGCCATCAGCCTGCACCGCGACAGCAGCGATCCGTTGATTGCCCGCGCGGCGAAAACCATGACCGAGGGTTCACCGCTGACCGCGCATCTGGTCTGGGAACAGATTAGCCGCGCGCGGCACATGTCGCTGGCCGAAGTATTCCAGATGGAATACACCCTGAGCCTCAATTGCTGCCGTCATCCGGAATTCAGCGAAGGCGTGCGCGCGCGTTTGATCGACAAGGATCAGAAGCCGCACTGGCACTGGCCGGATATCAATAACGTGCCGGATGCGGTGGTCAAGGCGCACTTTCATAAAGTCTGGGAGGGGCGGCATCCGTTGGCGGATCTGACTCAGTATTGA
- a CDS encoding HDOD domain-containing protein — MSELAEKVQQDLVAAIDNDDLVLPTLPEVALQIRKAAEDPEISVSDLSKVIGRDTALSARLIKVVNSPLLRAAQEVTDLHTAITRLGINYSSNLAIGLVMEQIFNARSEVVEQKMREVWRSSLEIAGVSYALCRRHTQLKPDQAALGGLVHQIGVLPILTYAEDHNELLSDAVSLTHVIEQIHPVLGEKLLRVWEFPERLVQLPLLYEDFERDSARIDYVDVVQVANLYCRKGTDHPFARIDPLSVPAFRKLGIDPENKQFCADLEESRSMFY, encoded by the coding sequence ATGAGCGAACTGGCGGAAAAGGTCCAACAGGATTTGGTTGCGGCCATCGATAACGATGACCTGGTTCTGCCAACGTTGCCGGAAGTGGCCCTGCAAATTCGCAAGGCCGCCGAGGATCCGGAAATCAGCGTCAGCGATCTGAGCAAAGTCATCGGCCGCGACACCGCGCTGTCGGCGCGCCTGATCAAAGTGGTCAACAGTCCGCTGCTGCGCGCCGCGCAGGAAGTCACCGACCTGCACACCGCCATCACCCGTTTGGGCATCAACTACAGCAGCAACCTGGCGATCGGGTTGGTCATGGAGCAGATCTTCAACGCCCGCTCCGAAGTGGTTGAGCAGAAAATGCGCGAAGTCTGGCGCAGCAGTCTGGAGATCGCCGGCGTCAGCTATGCACTTTGCCGTCGTCATACCCAGCTCAAGCCTGATCAAGCAGCACTCGGCGGGTTGGTGCATCAGATTGGCGTGTTGCCGATTCTGACTTACGCCGAAGACCACAACGAGTTGCTCTCGGATGCGGTCAGCCTGACCCATGTGATCGAGCAGATTCATCCAGTGCTGGGCGAGAAGTTACTGCGGGTCTGGGAGTTTCCCGAGCGTCTGGTGCAACTGCCGTTGCTCTATGAGGATTTCGAACGCGACTCGGCCCGCATCGATTACGTGGACGTGGTGCAAGTGGCGAACCTGTATTGCCGCAAGGGCACCGACCATCCCTTTGCGCGGATTGATCCGCTGAGTGTGCCGGCGTTCAGAAAGCTGGGGATTGATCCGGAGAACAAGCAATTTTGCGCGGATCTGGAAGAATCGCGGTCAATGTTCTACTGA
- a CDS encoding tripartite tricarboxylate transporter TctB family protein codes for MLIQRIFASVLLLVCAGLALMAWPYQAAFSYEPVGPRAFPLLMLGLMGLALLYMVFRPAPIKHNPDEPPLDRETLTKIGLCVVLLLVFAGTFEPLGFIVASIITGVPMARLYGGRWLPSVVIISLMAVGLYLLFDRLMDVPLPLGLLSVLEN; via the coding sequence ATGCTAATTCAACGCATTTTCGCCTCAGTGTTGCTGCTGGTGTGTGCCGGCCTGGCACTGATGGCGTGGCCGTACCAAGCGGCCTTTTCCTACGAACCGGTCGGCCCGCGCGCCTTTCCGCTGCTGATGCTCGGCCTGATGGGCCTGGCACTGCTGTACATGGTGTTTCGCCCGGCGCCGATCAAACACAACCCGGATGAGCCGCCGCTGGATCGCGAAACCCTGACCAAGATCGGTCTGTGCGTGGTGTTGTTGCTGGTGTTTGCCGGCACCTTCGAACCCCTTGGTTTCATCGTGGCCAGCATCATTACCGGCGTACCGATGGCGCGTCTCTACGGCGGCCGCTGGCTGCCGAGCGTGGTGATCATCAGCCTGATGGCGGTTGGTCTCTATCTGCTGTTCGATCGCTTGATGGATGTTCCGCTGCCTCTCGGCCTGCTCAGCGTCCTGGAGAACTGA